The following coding sequences are from one Triplophysa dalaica isolate WHDGS20190420 chromosome 12, ASM1584641v1, whole genome shotgun sequence window:
- the dpy19l1l gene encoding dpy-19-like 1, like, protein MVVKTRKPNAKDLNSEKDRSQPVSGKSRRGKDGKGSSFQSKNGAVTGIIRSKLGLSSSAFTRGITVLVLAFIVGYLHWYHLSLLFENDRHFSHMSSLEKEMAFRTEMGLYYSYFKTIIEAPSFADGLNMIMNDRLTEYPLVINTLKRFNLYPEVVLASWYRAYTSTMSFFGVSTKLCWTINRGEGQEPVESCEGLGDPAYFYVTFVFVLNGAMMSLFFIYGTYLSGSRLGGTVTVLCLFFNHGESTRVMWTPPLRESFSYPFLVLQMLLLTHILRTRNPCRNTMMALGISNVFFMLPWQFAQFVLLTQVASLFATYILGYLSPAKMQSVLVTHMISLVVCFLLMFGNSMLLTSFYASSLVSIWGIISLRDCFAAVLKPGLLTWLMQCLAWVVSTVILKFMLSRIVGASDDAHISSLIKSKFTSYKDFDTMMYTCAAEFDFLEAETLYRYVKTLLLPINLLIVGFIAGWMIRDVIVFLRSERKDKSEEEETEQAHVLAKGVLVYHSLQLLAFAVLAVLIMRLKLFLTPHMCIMSCLICSRQLFGWIGEKLKLQMVVFAILSMMAVQGVTNLQSQWGVIGEFSNFPQEELLEWIKDNTSPNAVFAGAMPTMASVKLSTDRAIVNHPHYEDAGLRERTKMVYAMYSRKPPEVVKRNLIKLQVDYFILEDSWCTRRTKPGCSMPEIWDVEDSHNAGKVPLCTLMSKDSRPHFSTVFHNSIYKVLRVPKTAKDIR, encoded by the exons ATGGTAGTTAAAACGAGAAAACCAAACGCAAAGGATCTAAACAGCGAGAAGGACAGGAGTCAACCTGTGTCTGGCAAAAGCAGGCGTGGAAAAGATGGAAAAGGCTCGTCTTTCCAGAGTAAAAACGGAGCGGTTACTGGGATCATAAGAAGCAAACTGGGCTTGAGTTCATCCGCCTTCACGAGAGGAATAACGGTCCTGGTTCTCG ctTTCATTGTTGGATATTTACACTG GTATCATCTCTCACTTCTATTTGAAAATGACAGACACTTCTCACACATGTCATCGCTGGAGAAGGAGATGGCTTTTCGAACTGAAATG GGactttattattcatatttcaaaaCCATCATTGAGGCGCCTTCTTTCGCGGATGGTCTTAACATGATCATGAACGACAGACTCACTGAATATCCGCTGGTGATAAACACTCTAAAGAGGTTTAACTTGTACCCTGAG GTGGTCTTGGCCAGCTGGTACCGAGCATACACCAGCACAATGAGTTTCTTTGGAGTCTCTACCAAGTTGTGTTGGACCATAAACAGAGGCGAGGGTCAAGAACCTGTGGAGAGCTGTGAAG GTTTGGGAGATCCTGCATATTTTTATGTCACTTTTGTGTTCGTCTTAAATGGGGCAATGATGAGCCTGTTCTTCATTTATGGAACATATCTGAG TGGCAGTCGACTGGGTGGGACCGTgacagttttgtgtttatttttcaaccACGGAGAG AGCACACGAGTCATGTGGACCCCTCCTCTCAGAGAGAGCTTCTCTTACCCATTCCTGGTTCTGCAGATGCTTCTGCTCACACACATCCTGCG gACAAGGAACCCGTGCAGAAATACTATGATGGCTTTGGGTATCTCCAATGTGTTCTTCATGCTGCCCTGGCAGTTCGCACAGTTTGTTTTACTTACCCAG GTGGCTTCTCTTTTTGCTACATATATCCTGGGTTATCTGAGCCCTGCGAAAATGCAGTCTGTCTTGGTCACGCACATG ATCTCTCTGGTCGTCTGTTTCCTTCTGATGTTTGGGAACTCGATGCTGTTGACGTCCTTCTACGCCTCTTCACTAGTCTCCATCTGG GGTATTATTTCTCTCCGGGATTGTTTTGCGGCTGTATTGAAACCTGGACTTCTCACGTGG CTCATGCAGTGCCTTGCGTGGGTGGTCTCCACTGTCATCCTGAAGTTCATGCTCTCAAGGATTGTTGGAGCATCAGATGAT GCTCATATCAGCAGTCTGATCAAATCCAAGTTCACAAGCTACAAAGATTTCGACACAATGATGTACACATGCGCAGCCGAGTTTGACTTCCTCGAAGCGGAG ACTCTTTACCGGTATGTCAAAACCCTGCTGCTTCCAATAAACCTGCTGATTGTGGGTTTCATTGCTGGATGG ATGATACGAGACGTGATTGTGTTTCTCAGAAGCGAAAGGAAAGACAAATCGGAGGAGGAAGAAACGGAGCA GGCCCACGTTTTGGCGAAGGGTGTG CTGGTGTATCACAGTCTGCAGCTGTTGGCGTTTGCAGTGTTGGCTGTGCTCATCATGAGACTGAAGCTGTTTCTCACTCCTCACATGTGTATCATGTCCTGTTTAATCTGCTCAAGACAG TTGTTTGGCTGGATTGGAGAGAAGCTTAAACTCCAAATGGTAGTTTTTGCAATATTGTCCATGATGGCAGTTCAAGGAGTCACCAACCTACAGAGTCAGTGGGGCGTTATAGGAGAATTCAGTAACTTTCCACAAGAAGAGCTTCTAGAGTGGATTAAGGACAACACGAGCCCTA ATGCTGTATTTGCTGGTGCTATGCCCACCATGGCAAGTGTAAAACTATCCACCGACAGAGCCATCGTGAATCATCCGCACTATGAGGATGCAGGATTGAG AGAAAGAACAAAGATGGTATATGCCATGTACAGCCGCAAGCCACCTGAGGTTGTAAAGAGAAACTTAATAAAGCTGCAGGTGGATTACTTCATCCTGGAGGACTCGTGGTGCACCAGACGCACTAA GCCCGGTTGCAGTATGCCTGAGATCTGGGATGTGGAGGACTCTCACAATGCTGGAAAAGTGCCACTTTGTACCTTGATGTCTAAGGATTCTCGTCCGCACTTCTCCACTGTCTTTCACAACAGTATTTATAAAGTCCTTCGGGTTCCCAAAACAGCGAAAGATATCAGATAA